From the Streptomyces sp. NBC_00376 genome, one window contains:
- a CDS encoding anthranilate synthase component II — MKVLLVDAYDSFTHIIDQYLRTLGADTDVVRSHTRTPQQLAEMRPDAVVLGPGPGHAADSGHVELVRTFAGSVPLLGICLGHQAICLAYGGRVTVAERLKHGKTSLVRHDGAGVFEGLEPVMTATRYHSLIADEPLPPPLIATAHAQDDGYVMGLRHRTLAVEGVQFHPESITTVGGLRLLDNFLTAAGRKLKSIP, encoded by the coding sequence GTGAAGGTCCTGCTCGTCGACGCGTACGACAGTTTCACCCACATCATCGACCAGTACCTGCGCACCCTGGGCGCCGACACCGACGTCGTCCGGTCGCACACCCGTACCCCGCAGCAGCTCGCCGAAATGAGGCCCGACGCGGTCGTCCTCGGCCCGGGGCCCGGCCACGCGGCCGACTCGGGCCACGTCGAGCTGGTGCGCACCTTCGCCGGGTCCGTACCGCTGCTCGGCATCTGCCTGGGGCACCAGGCGATCTGCCTGGCCTACGGAGGCCGGGTCACGGTCGCCGAGCGGCTCAAGCACGGCAAGACCAGCCTTGTTCGCCACGACGGTGCCGGGGTGTTCGAAGGGCTGGAACCGGTGATGACCGCCACGCGCTACCACTCGCTGATCGCCGACGAACCGCTGCCGCCCCCGCTGATCGCCACCGCGCACGCCCAGGACGACGGCTATGTGATGGGGCTGCGGCACCGCACGCTCGCCGTGGAAGGGGTGCAGTTCCACCCCGAGTCCATCACCACCGTCGGCGGCCTGCGGCTCCTGGACAACTTCCTGACGGCCGCCGGACGGAAATTGAAATCGATCCCCTGA
- a CDS encoding acyl carrier protein, translated as MTTQIADLSTERKAEIKEIVCDILELELDEVTDTSLFKEEHDADSLRTIEILASMERNFGLVLEQAELSRMVNLAGVYAVVAEAEGK; from the coding sequence ATGACCACCCAGATCGCCGACCTCAGCACCGAGCGCAAGGCCGAGATCAAGGAGATCGTCTGCGACATCCTCGAACTCGAACTCGACGAGGTCACCGACACCAGCCTCTTCAAGGAGGAGCACGACGCCGACTCCCTGCGCACCATCGAGATCCTCGCCTCCATGGAGCGCAACTTCGGTCTCGTCCTGGAGCAGGCCGAGCTCAGCCGCATGGTCAACCTGGCGGGCGTGTACGCCGTGGTCGCGGAGGCCGAGGGAAAGTGA
- a CDS encoding flavin reductase family protein → MTDRPVPEADIRPLMGSFPSGVSVVTTLDADGTPRGMTCSSLASVALSPPTLVICLRTASPTTESVLSSGQLALNLLHEDAHATSDLFSSGNPDRFALSEWRLPLGAGGPHLTEAAHAIADCAVVGTREVGDHTTVFAQVRRFTADESAQPLLYGRRRYARWSDATATAKEGAGRVGT, encoded by the coding sequence ATGACCGACCGGCCCGTTCCGGAAGCCGACATACGTCCGCTGATGGGCAGTTTCCCCTCCGGCGTCTCCGTGGTGACGACGCTCGACGCCGACGGCACGCCCCGCGGGATGACCTGCAGTTCACTGGCGAGCGTGGCGCTCTCCCCGCCGACGCTCGTGATCTGCCTGCGCACGGCGAGCCCCACCACCGAATCCGTGCTGTCCAGTGGGCAGTTGGCCCTCAACCTGCTGCACGAGGACGCGCACGCCACCTCCGACCTCTTCAGCTCCGGCAACCCCGACCGGTTCGCACTGAGCGAGTGGCGGCTGCCGCTGGGCGCGGGCGGCCCGCATCTGACGGAGGCCGCGCACGCCATCGCCGACTGCGCGGTGGTCGGCACTCGGGAGGTCGGGGACCACACCACCGTCTTCGCCCAGGTACGGCGGTTCACCGCCGACGAGTCCGCCCAGCCGCTGTTGTACGGGCGGCGCCGTTACGCACGCTGGTCGGACGCCACGGCGACCGCCAAGGAAGGAGCCGGCCGTGTCGGCACGTGA
- a CDS encoding cation:proton antiporter, producing the protein MSARDPLPDLLIAIPVVILVCQAGAQLFRRFGQPPVIGEITLGIMLGPSLLGWISPAAQTWLFPESVLPYISAFGNIGLLAFMFLIGLELDLGTLRGHRGTAVAVSQASIVLPLVLGSLLALAMFGSFAPPGVGRLPFVLFIAVSMSITAFPVLARVLTDRGLIGTRIGSLAMACAAVDDVTAWCLLAAVVAVSTSGSPAEALTTAALAAVFLAVMVYALRPLLAHWAKRAERTVDGVVLVVLFSGLCLSALATDRIGVHALFGAFVFGLVTPRGSRVIERCTARLRAFSVPVLLPLFFVATGLRTDVSLLAGDPVQWLWALAVLAVAMLGKWGGSTAGARLSGQSWRDSLAIGALMNCRGLTELVVLNLGLELGVIGPDLFTMLVLMALITTGLTSPALSWIRREKFRGSRRTGSEAAARDDAEPAAAGGADLERDQALEPTAAR; encoded by the coding sequence GTGTCGGCACGTGACCCCCTGCCCGATCTCCTGATCGCCATCCCGGTGGTCATCCTGGTGTGCCAGGCGGGCGCCCAGCTGTTCCGCAGGTTCGGCCAGCCGCCGGTCATCGGCGAGATCACCCTCGGCATCATGCTGGGGCCGTCGCTGCTGGGCTGGATCTCGCCCGCGGCACAGACCTGGCTGTTCCCCGAGTCGGTGCTGCCGTACATCAGCGCCTTCGGCAACATCGGCCTGCTGGCCTTCATGTTCCTGATCGGCCTCGAACTGGACCTCGGCACATTGCGCGGCCATCGCGGGACCGCGGTCGCGGTCAGTCAGGCCAGCATCGTCCTGCCACTGGTCCTGGGCTCGCTGCTGGCCCTCGCGATGTTCGGCTCGTTCGCGCCGCCGGGCGTGGGCCGGTTGCCGTTCGTGCTGTTCATCGCCGTGTCGATGAGCATCACCGCGTTCCCCGTCCTGGCCCGGGTACTCACCGACCGGGGTCTGATCGGTACCCGGATCGGCTCGCTGGCCATGGCGTGCGCGGCGGTCGACGACGTGACCGCCTGGTGCCTGCTGGCGGCGGTGGTCGCGGTGTCGACGAGCGGTTCGCCGGCCGAGGCGCTGACGACGGCGGCTCTCGCCGCGGTCTTCCTCGCCGTCATGGTCTACGCGCTGCGTCCGCTGCTCGCCCACTGGGCGAAGCGGGCCGAGCGGACCGTGGACGGTGTGGTCCTCGTCGTACTCTTCAGCGGCCTGTGCCTCTCCGCACTGGCCACCGACAGGATCGGTGTGCACGCGCTGTTCGGCGCCTTCGTCTTCGGTCTGGTCACTCCTCGGGGATCCAGGGTCATCGAGCGCTGCACGGCTCGGCTGCGCGCGTTCTCGGTTCCGGTGCTGCTGCCGCTGTTCTTCGTCGCCACCGGGCTGCGCACCGATGTCTCGCTGCTGGCCGGCGACCCGGTCCAGTGGCTGTGGGCGCTGGCGGTGCTCGCCGTCGCGATGCTCGGCAAGTGGGGCGGGAGCACGGCCGGGGCCCGGCTGTCGGGTCAGTCCTGGCGCGACTCCCTGGCGATCGGGGCCCTGATGAACTGCCGGGGCCTGACCGAGCTGGTGGTGCTGAACCTGGGGCTTGAACTCGGTGTGATCGGGCCCGATCTGTTCACCATGCTGGTGCTGATGGCGCTGATCACCACGGGCCTCACGTCGCCGGCCCTCTCCTGGATCCGGCGCGAGAAGTTCCGCGGTTCCCGGCGGACGGGGTCCGAGGCGGCCGCGCGGGACGACGCGGAGCCGGCGGCGGCCGGCGGAGCGGACCTGGAGCGGGACCAGGCCCTCGAACCCACCGCTGCCAGGTGA
- a CDS encoding beta-ketoacyl synthase N-terminal-like domain-containing protein translates to MSADAVTTAQDLVVSGWAVSSPYGLGRDGFTAGLREGRRAVAALDSEQWPVPYDEAGLIPGFDIKAVLGRKGTRSMDRVTAIAATTVGMLLEEYGAGLAADPESTGLVLGTSGSVQSIMDFTRDALTGKAPYLVDPARFPNTVMNCPTGQSAIRHTLKGPNVTVSGGAATGLLALNYASRLLRGGHATALLAGAAEEFSVQRARLEHVADHGGSAAEPLGEGAALFLLESGAAARDSGRTVLATVLGCRFRAFRNTGRASAVLKSCVDEVLAAAGATPDDIAIVAPGTPPGVFGKEETAALDGLAAPRLAVRPLIGDATAAGAAFQLAAVLAESAARPELVDRLALVTAVDRDGTVGAALLRLG, encoded by the coding sequence ATGTCAGCCGACGCGGTCACCACCGCGCAGGACCTGGTCGTTTCGGGCTGGGCAGTGTCCTCCCCGTACGGGCTGGGCCGGGACGGGTTCACGGCCGGACTGCGCGAGGGGCGGCGCGCCGTCGCCGCCCTCGACAGCGAACAGTGGCCGGTGCCCTACGACGAGGCCGGACTCATACCCGGCTTCGACATCAAGGCCGTCCTCGGCCGCAAGGGCACCCGCTCCATGGACCGGGTCACCGCCATCGCCGCCACCACCGTGGGCATGCTCCTGGAGGAGTACGGGGCCGGCCTGGCCGCCGACCCCGAGAGCACCGGCCTGGTGCTCGGCACCTCCGGCAGCGTCCAGTCGATCATGGACTTCACCCGGGACGCCCTCACCGGCAAGGCGCCCTACCTGGTCGACCCCGCCAGGTTCCCCAACACCGTGATGAACTGCCCCACCGGGCAGAGCGCCATCCGGCACACGCTCAAGGGCCCCAACGTCACCGTCTCCGGCGGCGCCGCCACCGGGCTGCTCGCCCTCAACTACGCCTCCCGGCTGCTGCGCGGCGGCCACGCGACCGCACTCCTCGCGGGCGCCGCCGAGGAGTTCTCCGTACAGCGCGCCCGGCTGGAGCACGTCGCCGACCACGGCGGCAGCGCCGCCGAACCGCTCGGCGAGGGCGCGGCGCTCTTCCTCCTGGAGAGCGGGGCGGCGGCCCGCGACAGCGGACGCACCGTCCTGGCCACGGTGCTCGGCTGCCGCTTCCGGGCCTTCAGGAACACGGGCCGTGCCTCCGCCGTGCTGAAGAGCTGCGTCGACGAGGTCCTGGCCGCCGCCGGGGCGACCCCCGACGACATCGCGATCGTCGCCCCCGGCACCCCGCCCGGCGTCTTCGGCAAGGAGGAGACGGCGGCCCTGGACGGCCTCGCCGCGCCGCGCCTCGCCGTCCGCCCCCTCATCGGCGACGCCACCGCGGCCGGTGCCGCCTTCCAGCTCGCCGCCGTACTCGCCGAGTCGGCCGCCCGCCCCGAACTGGTGGACCGGCTCGCCCTGGTCACCGCCGTCGACCGGGACGGCACCGTCGGCGCGGCCCTGCTCCGCCTCGGCTGA
- the sbnA gene encoding 2,3-diaminopropionate biosynthesis protein SbnA, giving the protein MASTEREPETGLKGILSTVGGTPLVELERLMPGFTSRVFAKVERFNPGGSVKDRSALNMVATKIRSGELVPGRSTVIESSSGNLAIGLAQICGYYGLRLVCVVDTRTTRQNIAILRAYGAEVEIITEPDPATGELLSARLHRVAELVATTPDAYWPDQYANPLNRRAHETTMEEIAEALDGKVDQLVVAAGTSGTLGGCAEYIRRHHLGTTVNAVDALGSVLFDSPVDCARLVPGHGASVAPKLLRRSDADRVVHVGDLDCVVGCRTLVRREAILAGGSSGAVVAALTRLAPGIPPGSNVVIVLPDGGDRYLDTIYDDAWVQQHFGDVAHLWDGPSDAGFVGQLADIAQ; this is encoded by the coding sequence ATGGCGAGCACAGAACGGGAGCCGGAGACGGGGCTGAAAGGCATCCTTTCCACTGTGGGAGGAACCCCGCTCGTAGAGCTCGAACGGTTGATGCCGGGGTTCACCTCGCGGGTGTTCGCCAAGGTGGAGCGTTTCAATCCCGGCGGTAGTGTCAAGGACCGCTCCGCGCTGAACATGGTGGCCACGAAGATCCGGTCCGGGGAGCTCGTCCCGGGCCGTTCGACGGTCATCGAGTCCAGCTCGGGGAACCTCGCGATCGGGCTCGCGCAGATCTGCGGCTACTACGGCCTGCGGCTCGTCTGTGTGGTGGACACCCGCACCACCCGGCAGAACATCGCGATCCTGCGGGCCTACGGGGCCGAGGTCGAGATCATCACCGAGCCCGACCCGGCCACCGGCGAGCTGCTGTCCGCCCGGCTGCACCGGGTCGCCGAACTGGTGGCGACCACCCCCGACGCCTACTGGCCCGACCAGTACGCCAATCCGCTCAACCGGCGGGCCCACGAGACCACGATGGAGGAGATCGCCGAAGCCCTCGACGGCAAGGTCGACCAGCTCGTCGTGGCCGCGGGCACCAGCGGCACGCTCGGCGGCTGCGCCGAGTACATCCGCCGGCACCACCTCGGCACGACCGTCAACGCGGTCGACGCCCTCGGCAGCGTGCTGTTCGACTCACCCGTCGACTGCGCCCGTCTGGTGCCCGGCCACGGCGCGTCCGTAGCGCCCAAACTGCTGCGGCGGTCCGACGCGGACCGGGTGGTGCACGTCGGCGACCTGGACTGCGTGGTGGGCTGCCGCACCCTGGTGCGCCGAGAGGCGATCCTCGCCGGCGGCTCGTCGGGCGCGGTCGTCGCGGCCCTGACCCGGCTCGCCCCCGGCATACCGCCCGGCTCCAACGTGGTGATCGTGCTGCCCGACGGCGGCGACCGCTACCTCGACACCATCTACGACGACGCCTGGGTGCAGCAGCACTTCGGGGACGTCGCCCACCTGTGGGACGGACCGTCCGACGCCGGGTTCGTGGGCCAACTGGCCGATATAGCCCAGTAA
- a CDS encoding tryptophan halogenase family protein has translation MTGTSTATDNAIKKVVILGGGTAGWMTAAYLGKALHNTVDVTVLEAPSIPRIGVGEATVPNLHRVLFDFLGIEEEEWMRECNASYKMAVRFINWRTPGKGQSSPRELDKGGPDHFYHPFGISPEHDNVPMSHYWFKNKFEGKTDEPYDYACFREAPLMDANKAPRHLDGTSPTRYAWHFDAALVADFLRRFATGKQGVHHIQDEMTRVEKDERGFVKALHTKEGRVLDADLFVDCSGFRSLLMNQAMEEPFVDMSDQLLCDRAVATAVPHDDEANGVEPYTSAIAMSSGWTWKIPMLGRFGTGYVYSSRFTTQEEATAEFCELWGLDPETTQFNHVKFRVGRNRRAWVKNVIGIGLSSAFLEPLESTGIYFITAAAYQLAKHFPDKTFNQALVDNFNKEIEVMFDDTRDFIQTHFYFAPRTDSPFWRANKELKLAPSIREKIDAYKAGLPVNPAATDDTTYYGNFEAEFRNFWTNERYYCIFAGLGLEPDAPLPILYHKPESVAAAQTMFTKVKKEQQELLNSLPSTYEALRQLHGK, from the coding sequence ATGACGGGCACCTCCACCGCAACAGACAACGCCATCAAGAAGGTCGTGATCCTCGGCGGCGGTACGGCCGGCTGGATGACCGCCGCCTATCTCGGCAAGGCCCTCCACAACACGGTCGACGTCACGGTCCTGGAGGCGCCGAGCATTCCGCGCATCGGTGTGGGCGAGGCCACCGTGCCCAATCTGCACCGCGTTCTCTTCGACTTCCTCGGAATCGAGGAGGAGGAGTGGATGCGCGAGTGCAACGCCAGTTACAAGATGGCGGTCCGCTTCATCAACTGGCGTACTCCGGGCAAGGGCCAGAGCAGTCCGCGTGAGCTCGACAAGGGCGGTCCGGACCACTTCTACCACCCGTTCGGCATCAGCCCGGAGCACGACAACGTTCCGATGTCGCACTACTGGTTCAAGAACAAGTTCGAGGGGAAGACGGACGAGCCGTACGACTACGCCTGCTTCCGCGAGGCGCCGCTGATGGACGCCAACAAGGCGCCGCGGCACCTGGACGGCACCTCGCCCACCCGGTACGCGTGGCACTTCGACGCGGCGCTCGTCGCGGACTTCCTGCGCCGGTTCGCCACCGGGAAGCAGGGTGTGCACCACATCCAGGACGAGATGACGCGCGTCGAGAAGGACGAGCGGGGCTTCGTCAAGGCCCTGCACACCAAGGAGGGCCGGGTCCTCGACGCGGACCTGTTCGTGGACTGCTCCGGCTTCCGCAGCCTGCTGATGAACCAGGCGATGGAGGAGCCCTTCGTCGACATGAGCGACCAGCTGCTGTGCGACCGCGCGGTCGCCACGGCCGTGCCGCACGACGACGAGGCCAACGGCGTGGAGCCGTACACCTCGGCGATCGCGATGTCCTCCGGATGGACCTGGAAGATACCGATGCTGGGCCGCTTCGGCACCGGCTACGTCTACTCCAGCCGCTTCACCACGCAGGAGGAGGCCACCGCCGAGTTCTGCGAGCTGTGGGGCCTGGACCCCGAGACCACCCAGTTCAACCACGTGAAGTTCCGGGTCGGCCGCAACCGCCGCGCCTGGGTGAAGAACGTCATCGGCATCGGCCTTTCCAGCGCCTTCCTGGAGCCCCTGGAGTCCACCGGCATCTACTTCATCACCGCCGCGGCCTACCAGCTGGCGAAGCACTTCCCGGACAAGACGTTCAACCAGGCCCTGGTCGACAACTTCAACAAGGAAATAGAGGTGATGTTCGACGACACCCGCGATTTCATCCAGACTCACTTCTACTTCGCGCCGCGCACCGACTCGCCCTTCTGGCGGGCCAACAAGGAACTGAAACTCGCCCCGAGCATCCGCGAGAAGATCGACGCGTACAAGGCGGGTCTCCCGGTCAATCCCGCGGCCACCGACGACACGACGTACTACGGAAACTTCGAGGCGGAATTCCGTAACTTCTGGACCAACGAGCGCTATTACTGCATCTTCGCCGGCCTCGGTCTGGAGCCGGACGCACCGCTGCCGATCCTCTACCACAAGCCGGAGTCCGTGGCCGCCGCCCAGACCATGTTCACCAAGGTCAAGAAGGAGCAGCAGGAACTCCTCAACTCCCTGCCGAGCACCTACGAGGCGCTCCGCCAACTGCACGGCAAGTAG
- a CDS encoding anthranilate synthase component I family protein — protein sequence MTTLLDSPPRPAGPGPGSITVRVEETALAPHEPLDLYAALREQSAHDVFLLESREGPGQSPGATVVGHGLLAEIRVHADRISVDGAEAVVAAALAAADGLGLAPRPGNERGLLHGDQLWQLLRTVQDLFTVETGRPHDSYAFGFLATFGYGSAWHMETLPDRGERDHGEPDIVLGLFRETVWYGPEPGTVRRLTAHSEAFPDPEPLDLTEETIAAVAAVGRVPEVLPEAPRPHAVRDTCDEQTFLARARRCLEHIGVGDIYQIQIGHRIDVESDLEPFEVYRRLRGRNPSPYMYLVPRDGRTVIGASPEVLFRTEGGKVVMRPIAGTAPRSGDPGIDEPRVARLVADEKERAEHVMLVDLCRNDIGRVCLPGTLEAHGLMTVETYSHVFHLVSTVEGTLAPEDDTWSVLRATFPAGTVTGAPKIRAMEIIEELESEPRGMYAGAVGLVDLRGWSQLALCIRTIVHDGRSGTYSTQSCAGIVADSSPGAEWRETLHKMGAAYWSLTGEELLP from the coding sequence GTGACCACTCTGCTCGACAGCCCGCCCCGGCCCGCAGGGCCCGGCCCGGGTTCCATCACCGTACGTGTGGAGGAGACCGCCCTCGCCCCGCACGAACCGCTCGACCTTTACGCCGCGCTGCGCGAGCAGTCGGCGCACGACGTCTTCCTGCTGGAGAGCCGCGAAGGCCCCGGACAGTCTCCCGGAGCCACCGTCGTGGGCCACGGACTGCTCGCCGAGATCCGGGTGCACGCCGACCGGATCTCGGTCGACGGCGCCGAGGCCGTCGTCGCCGCGGCCCTCGCGGCCGCCGACGGACTCGGCCTCGCCCCCCGGCCCGGCAACGAACGCGGTCTCCTCCACGGCGACCAGCTCTGGCAACTGCTGCGCACCGTCCAGGACCTGTTCACCGTGGAGACCGGCCGGCCCCACGACAGCTACGCCTTCGGCTTCCTCGCCACCTTCGGCTACGGCTCCGCCTGGCACATGGAGACCCTGCCCGACCGCGGCGAGCGGGACCACGGCGAACCCGACATCGTGCTCGGCCTGTTCCGCGAGACCGTCTGGTACGGCCCCGAACCGGGCACCGTGCGCAGACTCACCGCGCACAGCGAAGCCTTCCCCGACCCGGAACCCCTCGACCTGACCGAGGAGACCATCGCGGCGGTCGCCGCCGTCGGCCGGGTACCCGAGGTCCTGCCCGAGGCGCCCCGGCCGCACGCCGTACGGGACACCTGCGACGAGCAGACCTTCCTCGCGCGGGCCCGGCGCTGCCTGGAGCACATCGGCGTCGGCGACATCTACCAGATCCAGATCGGCCACCGCATCGACGTCGAATCCGACCTCGAACCCTTCGAGGTCTACCGGCGGCTGCGCGGCCGCAACCCGTCCCCGTACATGTACCTCGTCCCGCGCGACGGGCGCACCGTCATCGGCGCCAGCCCCGAAGTGCTCTTCCGCACCGAGGGCGGCAAGGTCGTCATGCGGCCCATCGCCGGGACCGCGCCGCGCAGCGGCGACCCCGGTATCGACGAGCCCCGGGTCGCCCGCCTCGTCGCCGACGAGAAGGAACGGGCCGAGCACGTCATGCTCGTCGACCTGTGCCGCAACGACATCGGCCGGGTCTGCCTGCCCGGCACGCTGGAGGCGCACGGGCTGATGACGGTCGAGACGTACTCGCACGTCTTCCATCTCGTCTCCACCGTCGAGGGCACCCTCGCCCCCGAGGACGACACCTGGTCCGTGCTGCGCGCCACCTTCCCGGCGGGCACCGTCACCGGCGCGCCCAAGATCCGCGCCATGGAGATCATCGAGGAGCTGGAGAGCGAGCCGCGCGGCATGTACGCGGGCGCCGTCGGCCTCGTCGACCTGCGCGGCTGGAGCCAACTCGCCCTGTGCATCCGCACGATCGTGCACGACGGCCGCAGCGGCACCTACTCCACCCAGAGCTGCGCGGGCATCGTCGCCGACTCGTCCCCAGGGGCCGAGTGGCGGGAGACCCTGCACAAGATGGGCGCGGCCTACTGGTCGCTGACCGGTGAGGAACTGCTGCCGTGA
- a CDS encoding beta-ketoacyl-[acyl-carrier-protein] synthase family protein, with protein sequence MSGATGGTAPRTAPRHRVVITGLGVVTSIGTGVDAFADGLRAGRSGAKPIGAFDTTGFAYSNACEITDFDPEAWLRDMAADELGRAAQFAVAGSRMAVADAGLTEDDVRARRTLVSVGTTDGESRDLDHLIGLQVAEGEDRLDATVARRVWPGRLSAGIVRELGLEDVETVTVPTACAAGNYAVGSGYDAISSGDVEMALCGGADALCRKTFTGFYRLGTIAPDVCRPFDADRQGILTGEGAGILLMESLESALGRGARIYAEVLGYGLSCDASHPVAPDRDSIARCITAAHRNAGIEASDVDFISAHGTGTKANDVTEVGAIRQVFGDELPRTVSIKSMIGHTMGAASALAAAACSLALREGFIPPTINHRTTDPECAVDCVPNEAVEARLRVVQNNGLAFGGNNAVLMLGHWDENAAETLPADATAAA encoded by the coding sequence GTGAGCGGAGCGACGGGCGGCACGGCGCCGCGCACGGCCCCCCGGCACCGGGTGGTGATCACCGGGCTCGGCGTGGTGACCAGCATCGGCACCGGAGTGGACGCCTTCGCCGACGGCCTGCGGGCCGGGCGCAGCGGCGCCAAACCGATCGGCGCCTTCGACACCACCGGATTCGCGTACTCCAACGCCTGCGAGATCACCGATTTCGACCCCGAGGCGTGGCTGCGCGACATGGCCGCCGACGAGCTCGGCCGGGCCGCGCAGTTCGCGGTGGCCGGCAGCCGGATGGCGGTAGCGGACGCGGGACTCACCGAGGACGACGTACGGGCCAGGCGCACCCTGGTCTCGGTCGGCACCACCGACGGCGAGTCCCGCGACCTGGACCACCTGATCGGCCTTCAGGTCGCCGAGGGCGAGGACCGGCTCGACGCCACCGTCGCCCGCCGGGTGTGGCCCGGTCGGCTCTCCGCAGGCATCGTCCGCGAACTCGGCCTGGAGGACGTGGAGACGGTCACCGTCCCCACCGCCTGCGCGGCCGGCAACTACGCGGTCGGCTCCGGCTACGACGCGATCAGCTCCGGTGACGTCGAGATGGCGCTCTGCGGCGGGGCCGACGCCCTGTGCCGCAAGACCTTCACCGGCTTCTACCGGCTCGGCACCATCGCCCCCGACGTGTGCCGCCCCTTCGACGCCGACCGGCAGGGCATCCTGACCGGCGAGGGCGCCGGGATCCTCCTGATGGAGTCCCTGGAGTCCGCACTGGGGCGCGGCGCCCGCATCTACGCGGAGGTCCTGGGGTACGGGCTGTCCTGCGACGCGAGCCACCCGGTCGCGCCCGACCGGGACTCCATCGCACGGTGCATCACCGCCGCCCACCGCAACGCCGGCATCGAGGCGTCCGACGTCGACTTCATCTCGGCGCACGGCACCGGCACCAAGGCCAACGACGTCACCGAGGTCGGCGCGATCCGGCAGGTCTTCGGCGACGAACTGCCGCGCACCGTGTCGATCAAGTCGATGATCGGCCACACCATGGGCGCCGCGAGCGCGCTGGCCGCCGCGGCCTGCTCTCTGGCGCTGCGGGAGGGCTTCATCCCGCCCACCATCAACCACCGCACGACCGACCCCGAGTGCGCGGTCGACTGCGTACCCAACGAGGCGGTCGAGGCCCGGCTGCGGGTCGTGCAGAACAACGGCCTCGCCTTCGGCGGGAACAACGCGGTCCTGATGCTCGGCCACTGGGACGAGAACGCGGCCGAAACCCTGCCCGCCGACGCGACAGCGGCGGCCTGA
- the trpD gene encoding anthranilate phosphoribosyltransferase, with protein sequence MSATTPEQDRSWPPLLGHVLDGRDLTAVDTAWVMDQVMRGRATDAQIAGFLVALRAKGETVGELEGLVHGMLAHAVHIDVPGRTVDVVGTGGDGARTVNISTMSAIVAAGAGARVVKHGNRAASSASGSADVLEALGVTLRLPPERIAAVVDEAGITFCFAPDFHPAMRHAAGPRKQLGIPTVFNALGPLTNPATPTAQAVGVADARLLPLIAGALARAGGRGLVFRGDDGLDELTVTTTSTVLTVDDGDIRQERFDPRDVGIALAPLEALRGEDAAYNAAVARRILDGERGPVRDAVLLSAGAALVAGEPTGGRTVTERLGWAVEAAGRAIDSGAAADTLDRWVRATSAPHAPVAETPQAPVAEAPVTRVATAA encoded by the coding sequence GTGAGCGCCACGACACCCGAACAGGACCGCTCCTGGCCCCCGTTGCTGGGGCACGTGCTCGACGGCCGGGATCTCACCGCCGTCGACACCGCCTGGGTGATGGACCAGGTGATGCGGGGCCGCGCGACCGACGCACAGATCGCCGGCTTCCTGGTGGCCCTGCGGGCCAAGGGCGAGACCGTGGGCGAGCTCGAAGGGCTCGTGCACGGGATGCTGGCCCATGCCGTACACATCGACGTGCCGGGGAGGACCGTCGACGTGGTGGGCACCGGGGGCGACGGCGCACGCACGGTCAACATCTCCACGATGTCCGCGATCGTCGCGGCGGGAGCGGGGGCACGGGTCGTCAAGCACGGCAACCGTGCGGCGAGTTCGGCCTCCGGCTCCGCCGACGTCCTGGAAGCACTGGGCGTCACCCTGCGGCTGCCGCCCGAGCGGATCGCCGCCGTGGTCGACGAGGCGGGCATCACCTTCTGCTTCGCGCCGGACTTCCACCCGGCGATGCGCCACGCGGCGGGGCCGCGCAAACAGCTCGGCATCCCGACCGTCTTCAACGCGCTGGGCCCGCTGACCAATCCGGCGACGCCCACCGCCCAGGCGGTCGGGGTCGCCGACGCCCGGCTGCTGCCGCTGATCGCCGGAGCACTGGCCCGGGCCGGCGGCCGGGGCCTGGTCTTCCGGGGCGACGACGGGCTCGACGAGCTCACCGTCACCACCACATCGACCGTGCTGACCGTGGACGACGGCGACATCAGGCAGGAGCGGTTCGACCCGCGCGACGTGGGGATCGCGCTCGCACCGCTGGAGGCGCTGCGCGGGGAGGACGCCGCGTACAACGCGGCCGTCGCCCGGCGGATCCTCGACGGCGAGCGCGGCCCGGTGCGCGACGCGGTGCTGCTCTCCGCGGGCGCCGCCCTCGTGGCGGGCGAACCCACCGGGGGACGCACCGTCACCGAACGCCTGGGCTGGGCGGTGGAAGCGGCGGGCCGGGCGATCGACTCCGGCGCCGCGGCCGACACCCTCGACCGGTGGGTAAGGGCCACCTCGGCCCCGCACGCCCCGGTCGCCGAGACCCCGCAAGCCCCGGTCGCCGAAGCCCCGGTCACCCGGGTCGCCACGGCGGCGTGA